Proteins encoded in a region of the Elaeis guineensis isolate ETL-2024a chromosome 7, EG11, whole genome shotgun sequence genome:
- the LOC105049221 gene encoding LOW QUALITY PROTEIN: porphobilinogen deaminase, chloroplastic-like (The sequence of the model RefSeq protein was modified relative to this genomic sequence to represent the inferred CDS: substituted 1 base at 1 genomic stop codon): MAMRAAAHQPLVTAPANLRHRRKPASSRGLPSRSPRRRAVVVRATVAVEKEAKTKVSLVRIGTRGSPLALAQAYETRDKLMAAHSELTEDGAIEIIIIKTTGDKILSQPLADIGGKGLFTKEIDEALLEGKIDIAVHSMKDVPTYFPDGMILPCNLPREDVRDAFICLTAKSLSELPAGSVVGSASLRRQSQILYRYPSLKVVNFRGNVQTRLKKLNXGEVQATLLALAGLKRLLMTENVTALLSVEEMLPAIAQGAIGIACRSNDETMANYIASLNHEETRLAVACERAFLETLDGSCRTPIAGYAYRDMDGYCAFRGLVASPDGTRVLETSRKGSYALDEMVSMGKDAGKELLSRAGPGFFDW; encoded by the exons ATGGCCATGAGGGCCGCCGCCCACCAACCTCTCGTCACCGCTCCGGCCAACCTGAGGCACCGGAGGAAGCCCGCCTCCTCTCGAGGGCTCCCCTCGAGATCCCCCAGGAGGAGGGCCGTGGTCGTCAGAGCGACCGTCGCGGTGGAGAAGGAGGCGAAGACCAAGGTCTCCCTCGTCAGGATTGGCACCAGAGGCAG TCCACTAGCACTTGCGCAAGCATATGAGACACGGGACAAACTCATGGCAGCTCATTCTGAGCTAACTGAGGATGGAGCTATCGAGATAATAATTATTAAGACTACAGGTGACAAAATACTCAGTCAACCACTAGCCGATATAGGTGGCAAAGGTCTTTTCACAAAAGAGATAGATGAGGCTCTCTTGGAGGGCAAAATTGACATTGCAGTTCACTCGATGAAGGATGTTCCTACATATTTTCCTGATGGAATGATTCTACCGTGCAACCTTCCCCGAGAAGATGTAAGGGATGCATTTATTTGTTTGACTGCAAAGTCTCTTTCAGAGCTTCCAGCTGGAAGTGTTGTTGGAAGTGCTTCCCTTCGGAGACAGTCTCAAATACTCTATCGATATCCATCACTCAAA GTGGTTAACTTCAGAGGCAATGTTCAGACACGGTTAAAGAAATTAAATTAAGGGGAGGTCCAAGCAACTTTGTTGGCACTGGCTGGGCTTAAGCGGCTACTTATGACTGAGAATGTCACAGCTCTACTATCAGTTGAAGAAATGCTTCCGGCAATTGCTCAAGGTGCTATTGGAATTGCTTGCAGAAGCAATGATGAGACAATG GCTAATTATATAGCTTCGCTGAATCATGAAGAAACAAGGTTAGCTGTTGCCTGTGAAAGGGCATTTCTTGAGACCCTAGATGGGTCCTGCCGCACTCCAATTGCTGGATATGCTTACCGCGATATGGATGGATATTGTGCATTTAGAGGTTTGGTGGCATCCCCCGATGGAACTCGAG TATTGGAgacatcaagaaaaggatcatatGCTCTCGATGAGATGGTGTCAATGGGTAAAGATGCTGGAAAGGAATTGCTTTCAAGGGCAGGCCCAGGATTCTTCGATTGGTAA